Proteins encoded within one genomic window of Triticum aestivum cultivar Chinese Spring chromosome 2D, IWGSC CS RefSeq v2.1, whole genome shotgun sequence:
- the LOC123053195 gene encoding protein indeterminate-domain 12, whose translation MSQTSEEESLFNFRQQQKLALCEAALSKGNPIIHAGKKRRGHPGQPDPDAEVVAFSPKTLLATNRYICEVCHKGFQRDQNLQLHRRCHNLPWKLKQTSGTDAKKKVYICPEATCPHHDATRALGDLTGIKKHYSRKHGEKKWKCERCSKKYAVQSDWRAHTKICGTKEYRCDCGTIFSRKDSFITHRAFCDALTEDNSRINQSLAAMVGSLHGQQQCIFPHTIPGADSSPTDAAGNFSGNDQSSDDHLGSLSPYTFIRRSTSLFSNQMILPHDSGTLADGSEPSSPYMSMSSPYMSATALLQKAAEMGAKTSEDPTTPLLLKGFPNYFTTKGHIGISSGILGTPIANSDRKKTAEDNSSYMNSTWTGSCMRPPNAVPWIGLPPFSMGAENRSSIMVDADHMQQNAHETIFGVRDVGLTQDFLGLGGHGNAEMHDDTYNGEMALSYSNEQQKSEQDIYSYHQ comes from the exons ATGTCTCAGACATCTGAGGAAGAGTCTCTATTCAACTTCCGGCAGCAACAGAAGCTGGCACTCTGTGAAGCAGCACTGAGCAAAGGCAACCCCATCATCCATGCAGGGAAAAAGAGACGAGGTCATCCTGGCCAACCAG ATCCAGATGCAGAAGTAGTTGCATTCTCACCCAAGACATTATTGGCAACAAACAGATATATATGTGAAGTCTGCCATAAGGGTTTCCAGAGAGACCAAAACCTTCAACTCCATAGGAGGTGTCACAACTTACCATGGAAGCTCAAGCAGACAAGCGGCACCGACGCTAAGAAGAAGGTGTATATTTGCCCTGAAGCCACCTGCCCTCACCATGATGCAACCCGTGCTTTGGGTGATCTAACAGGGATAAAGAAGCACTACTCAAGGAAGCATGGCGAGAAGAAATGGAAGTGTGAAAGATGCTCTAAGAAATATGCAGTCCAATCGGACTGGAGAGCACACACGAAGATATGTGGCACCAAGGAGTACCGCTGTGATTGCGGAACAATATTCTCAAG AAAGGACAGCTTCATCACACATCGAGCCTTCTGTGATGCATTAACTGAAGATAACTCCAGAATCAACCAAAGCCTTGCTGCCATGGTGGGAAGTTTGCACGGTCAACAGCAGTGCATCTTTCCGCACACGATACCTGGTGCAGACTCTTCCCCAACTGATGCAGCCGGAAACTTCTCTGGTAATGACCAGAGTTCAGACGACCATCTGGGGTCTTTATCACCTTATACTTTCATCCGAAGGTCCACTTCATTGTTCTCCAACCAGATGATATTACCACACGATTCTGGCACTCTAGCAGATGGGAGTGAACCAAGCTCTCCTTACATGTCCATGAGCTCTCCATACATGTCAGCCACAGCCCTGCTACAGAAAGCAGCAGAGATGGGAGCAAAGACCAGTGAAGATCCTACCACGCCATTGCTTCTGAAAGGTTTCCCGAACTATTTCACCACCAAAGGTCACATTGGAATATCTTCTGGCATCCTAGGGACCCCAATAGCTAATAGTGATAGAAAGAAGACTGCTGAAGACAACAGCTCCTACATGAACTCAACATGGACTGGTAGCTGCATGAGACCTCCTAATGCAGTGCCTTGGATCGGACTACCACCATTTTCCATGGGGGCAGAAAATAGAAGCTCTATCATGGTTGACGCGGATCATATGCAGCAAAATGCACATGAGACCATTTTTGGGGTTAGAGATGTGGGACTAACGCAAGACTTTCTAGGTTTAGGAGGCCATGGTAATGCCGAGATGCACGATGACACCTACAATGGGGAAATGGCATTAAGCTATTCAAATGAGCAGCAGAAATCTGAGCAAGATATCTACTCCTACCATCAGTAG